A single region of the Solwaraspora sp. WMMD791 genome encodes:
- a CDS encoding diguanylate cyclase, whose protein sequence is MTLRGRLTTAFLLVVLGPVLLGAFFVGATVAAVGQSRSLERLELAAASVRTSINAMCAQLEAAAGAIAVLPEPGQVTDAANQVVARGIASAVRVSRADGTVAAQIGDPPPSPWIGCLSGTAAGGAAATDPAPTGRPTSDALAVVAHVEVRDPAGSLVGQIAAAQLLDATFVTRLAAASGVGVTLFADTDATTVVYSTEPATVRASVAATAAALADGDTATDDSGRHVRRLGPADGQPLPLALSTPREQLSGLYAILVATVVLAGLLAVVAAWWLARSTTQPLAELAHAASRVVDGDLTARVPVHGSDEVSELATIFNRMTREAHSYVQALTASRDQLRGQLTILGDTLSSTHDLQRILRVILQTALAATGGRDGAVLVLDPAAGVLVGQSSQPRPPTGPDPAAIGATPTPPGAVPVPPGTAPAPSDTLQVPLGSGLLGSVAVSGKPRRGRIERDGPVLSAYEPACRTYVAVPFSVPNWSDDGATAGAGSAGTRGSARRQSTSPAAFGVLAVYDRLGGDEFDDADLMTLRTFAGHAAVAVNNVRMHKEAERLSVTDPLTGLWNYRHLRESINREIERANRFGRMLAVLVLDLDRFKEINDTYGHGAGDTVLVEFARRVRMEIREVDLAFRQGGEEFVVLLPETDVRGGVIVAERLCEVIRASPFRVDPHTGSGRRGPATVSVTVSIGIAVYPDHADGGDAVLDVADDALYAAKAAGRDTFQVANRAPERSARVPAGGAAVDPEGGQTPGGGASFGPHPPRQTRGR, encoded by the coding sequence GTGACCCTGCGTGGACGGTTGACCACCGCTTTCCTCCTGGTCGTGCTCGGACCGGTGCTGCTCGGCGCGTTCTTCGTCGGCGCCACCGTCGCCGCCGTCGGGCAGAGCCGGTCGCTGGAGCGGCTGGAACTGGCCGCCGCCAGCGTCCGTACCTCGATCAACGCCATGTGCGCGCAGCTGGAGGCGGCGGCCGGGGCGATCGCCGTACTGCCCGAACCCGGGCAGGTCACCGACGCCGCGAACCAGGTGGTGGCCCGGGGGATCGCCTCGGCGGTGCGGGTGAGCCGGGCCGACGGCACCGTGGCGGCCCAGATCGGCGACCCGCCGCCGTCGCCGTGGATCGGCTGCCTCAGCGGCACCGCCGCTGGCGGGGCCGCCGCGACCGACCCCGCGCCGACCGGCCGCCCCACCTCCGACGCGTTGGCCGTCGTCGCCCACGTGGAGGTCCGCGACCCGGCCGGCAGCCTGGTCGGCCAGATCGCGGCCGCGCAACTGCTGGATGCCACGTTCGTCACCCGGCTCGCCGCCGCCAGCGGGGTCGGGGTCACCCTGTTCGCCGACACCGACGCCACGACGGTGGTCTACAGCACCGAACCGGCGACGGTCCGCGCCAGCGTGGCGGCGACCGCCGCCGCCCTGGCCGACGGCGACACCGCCACCGACGACAGCGGACGACACGTTCGGCGGCTCGGCCCGGCCGACGGCCAGCCGCTGCCGCTGGCCCTGTCCACCCCACGGGAGCAGCTGTCCGGGCTGTACGCGATCCTGGTGGCCACCGTCGTCCTCGCCGGACTGCTCGCCGTCGTCGCCGCCTGGTGGCTGGCCCGCTCCACCACCCAACCGTTGGCCGAGCTCGCGCACGCGGCCAGCCGGGTCGTCGACGGCGACCTGACCGCCCGGGTGCCGGTCCACGGGTCCGACGAGGTCAGTGAGCTGGCGACGATCTTCAACCGGATGACCCGCGAGGCCCACTCCTACGTACAGGCCCTCACCGCGAGCCGGGACCAGTTGCGTGGCCAGCTGACGATCCTCGGCGACACCCTGTCGAGCACCCACGACCTGCAACGGATCCTGCGGGTGATCCTGCAGACCGCGCTCGCCGCCACCGGCGGCCGCGACGGCGCCGTACTGGTGCTCGACCCGGCCGCCGGCGTCCTGGTCGGGCAGTCGTCCCAGCCGCGACCACCGACCGGCCCCGACCCGGCGGCCATCGGTGCCACACCGACGCCGCCGGGCGCGGTGCCGGTGCCACCGGGCACGGCACCGGCACCGTCGGACACCCTGCAGGTCCCGCTCGGCAGCGGCCTGCTCGGCTCGGTCGCGGTCAGCGGCAAACCCCGGCGGGGCCGGATCGAACGCGACGGCCCGGTGCTGTCGGCGTACGAGCCGGCGTGCCGGACCTACGTGGCGGTGCCGTTCTCGGTACCGAACTGGAGCGACGACGGCGCGACCGCCGGCGCGGGGTCCGCCGGTACGCGCGGGTCGGCCCGCCGCCAGTCGACCAGTCCGGCGGCCTTCGGGGTGCTGGCCGTCTACGACCGCCTCGGCGGGGACGAGTTCGACGACGCCGACCTGATGACGCTGCGGACGTTCGCCGGGCACGCGGCCGTCGCCGTCAACAACGTCCGGATGCACAAGGAGGCGGAGCGGCTGTCGGTGACCGACCCGCTGACCGGGCTGTGGAACTACCGGCACCTGCGGGAGTCGATCAACCGGGAGATCGAGCGGGCCAACCGGTTCGGCCGGATGCTCGCCGTACTCGTGCTCGACCTGGACCGCTTCAAGGAGATCAACGACACGTACGGACACGGCGCCGGGGACACCGTGCTGGTCGAGTTCGCCCGCCGGGTACGCATGGAGATCCGCGAGGTGGACCTGGCCTTCCGGCAGGGCGGCGAGGAGTTCGTCGTGCTGCTGCCGGAGACCGACGTACGCGGCGGCGTGATCGTCGCCGAACGGCTCTGTGAGGTGATCCGGGCCAGCCCGTTCCGGGTCGATCCGCACACCGGTTCCGGTCGGCGGGGGCCGGCGACGGTCTCGGTCACCGTATCGATCGGGATAGCCGTCTACCCGGACCACGCCGACGGCGGTGACGCCGTCCTCGACGTCGCCGACGACGCGCTGTACGCGGCGAAAGCCGCTGGCCGTGACACGTTCCAGGTGGCCAACCGGGCCCCGGAGCGCTCCGCCCGGGTCCCCGCCGGTGGCGCGGCGGTCGACCCGGAGGGTGGACAGACCCCCGGCGGCGGCGCGTCTTTCGGGCCACACCCGCCGCGACAGACCCGTGGCCGATAG
- a CDS encoding UTP--glucose-1-phosphate uridylyltransferase, which produces MSEHAATPATTPNAGTDRRAVKAVIPAAGLATRFLPATKAVPKELLPLVDRPVLQYIVEEAAAAGINDVLLITGRGKTSMVDHFDRQPYLEGRLADKGDQERLTAVRRPSELADIYTCRQHEPLGLGHAVGCAQSHIGDEPFAVLLGDEFVDENDPLLPAMIDLQARAGGIVLAFMEVPPAETKRYGIASVEPAADAVQNGAEIVRVTGLVEKPSAEEAPSNLAVLGRYVLPASIFEAIKRTKPGSGGEIQLTDAMAMLLAEGTPVHGIVYRGTRYDTGAPLGYLQAVVQIACQRDGLGDDFRAWLKEFVADTPGVPTT; this is translated from the coding sequence ATGTCGGAGCATGCAGCCACCCCAGCAACGACCCCCAACGCCGGCACGGACCGGCGGGCGGTGAAGGCGGTCATCCCCGCCGCCGGGCTCGCCACCCGGTTCCTGCCCGCCACCAAGGCCGTACCGAAGGAACTCCTGCCGCTGGTCGACCGGCCCGTCCTGCAGTACATCGTCGAGGAGGCCGCCGCCGCCGGGATCAACGACGTCCTGCTGATCACCGGGCGCGGCAAGACCTCGATGGTCGACCACTTCGACCGTCAGCCGTACCTGGAGGGTCGGCTCGCCGACAAGGGCGACCAGGAGCGGCTCACCGCGGTCCGCCGGCCCAGCGAGCTGGCCGACATTTACACCTGCCGGCAGCACGAGCCGCTCGGCCTGGGCCACGCGGTCGGCTGCGCGCAGAGCCACATCGGCGACGAACCGTTCGCGGTGCTGCTCGGCGACGAGTTCGTCGACGAGAACGACCCGCTGCTACCGGCCATGATCGACCTGCAGGCCCGGGCCGGCGGGATCGTCCTGGCGTTCATGGAGGTGCCGCCGGCCGAGACCAAGCGGTACGGCATCGCCTCGGTCGAACCCGCCGCCGACGCGGTGCAGAACGGTGCCGAGATCGTCCGGGTCACCGGCCTGGTGGAGAAGCCGTCCGCCGAGGAGGCACCGAGCAACCTGGCGGTGCTCGGCCGCTACGTCCTGCCGGCCAGCATCTTCGAGGCGATCAAGCGGACCAAGCCGGGTAGTGGCGGCGAGATCCAGCTGACCGACGCCATGGCGATGCTGCTGGCCGAGGGAACGCCGGTGCACGGCATCGTCTACCGGGGCACCCGCTACGACACCGGCGCGCCGCTGGGGTACCTGCAGGCCGTGGTGCAGATCGCCTGCCAGCGTGACGGGCTCGGCGACGACTTCCGGGCCTGGCTGAAGGAGTTCGTCGCCGACACCCCCGGGGTGCCCACTACATGA
- the glp gene encoding gephyrin-like molybdotransferase Glp — protein MTATAGAEAAFNELTPLADYLGSVLRRIRPLPPLDLDLTQAHGNLLAEDVVAPHAFPAFDQAVIDGYAARWEDIAPAGRGGKAIPASRSASAQPRSVRLNVVGDLGAASWRPVRLTPGTCFSVAAGAPLPVAADVVVPIDWTDQGMAAVEIFQVPRRGYGLRRAGDELPTGAVLARAGSYVTPAMVAVFAATGIGHVVVRPSPRVAIVATGDELVDVGRSSQPGQVVDANSHALTAAVAEVGALAYRVGICDDDPEGLRGLLEDQAMRADLIITTGGTGTGPGDMVRRIFSRREGGRAGPVEFTDVALYPGTALGFGTVGAEEVPVVCLPGEPGSALVGFEVLGRPVIQLLAGAEPVFRPSVRAHLLETVSSPAGLREFRPANVAERRGGGYTVQPLPGGPFTLSGLAEANGLLVLGERVTTAAAGSTVDVLLLDRQR, from the coding sequence ATGACCGCGACGGCCGGTGCCGAGGCGGCCTTCAACGAGCTGACGCCGCTCGCCGACTACCTGGGCAGCGTGCTGCGCAGGATTCGGCCGCTGCCGCCGCTCGACCTCGACCTGACCCAGGCGCACGGCAACCTCCTCGCCGAGGATGTCGTGGCGCCGCACGCCTTTCCCGCGTTCGACCAGGCCGTCATCGACGGTTACGCGGCGCGGTGGGAGGACATCGCGCCGGCCGGCCGGGGTGGCAAGGCGATCCCGGCCAGCCGGTCGGCGTCGGCGCAGCCCCGGTCGGTACGGCTCAACGTGGTCGGCGACCTGGGCGCGGCGAGCTGGCGTCCGGTCCGACTGACCCCGGGCACCTGCTTCTCGGTCGCGGCCGGTGCGCCGCTGCCGGTCGCCGCCGACGTCGTGGTGCCGATCGACTGGACCGACCAGGGCATGGCCGCCGTGGAGATCTTCCAGGTGCCGCGGCGCGGCTACGGGCTGCGGCGTGCCGGTGACGAGCTGCCGACCGGGGCAGTGCTCGCCCGCGCCGGCTCCTACGTGACCCCGGCGATGGTGGCGGTCTTCGCCGCCACCGGGATCGGGCACGTGGTGGTCCGGCCCAGCCCTCGGGTGGCGATCGTGGCGACCGGTGACGAGCTGGTCGACGTCGGCCGCAGCAGCCAGCCGGGGCAGGTGGTCGACGCGAACTCGCACGCGCTCACCGCGGCGGTCGCCGAGGTGGGCGCGCTGGCGTACCGGGTGGGCATCTGTGACGACGATCCGGAGGGGCTGCGGGGGCTGCTCGAGGATCAGGCGATGCGCGCCGATCTGATCATCACCACCGGTGGCACCGGCACCGGGCCGGGGGACATGGTGCGGCGGATCTTCTCCCGCCGGGAAGGGGGCCGCGCGGGGCCGGTCGAGTTCACCGACGTCGCGCTCTATCCCGGAACGGCCCTCGGATTCGGTACGGTCGGAGCCGAGGAGGTGCCCGTGGTCTGCCTGCCCGGTGAACCCGGTTCCGCGTTGGTCGGCTTCGAGGTGCTCGGCCGGCCGGTGATCCAGTTGCTGGCCGGTGCCGAGCCGGTGTTCCGGCCCAGCGTGCGTGCTCATCTGTTGGAGACGGTCTCGTCACCGGCGGGACTGCGCGAGTTCCGGCCGGCGAACGTCGCCGAGCGGCGTGGCGGCGGCTACACCGTGCAACCACTGCCCGGTGGGCCGTTCACCCTGTCCGGGCTGGCTGAGGCGAATGGCCTGCTGGTCCTCGGGGAGCGGGTGACCACCGCCGCCGCCGGCTCCACCGTCGACGTGCTGCTGCTGGACCGGCAGCGGTGA
- a CDS encoding GNAT family protein, translating to MIGDEAPGWPVVLSDGPVLLRPYRRSDAAEWSAVRRRNQAWLAPWESTPPGPWYDLNSPDAFRYLYRDQRRQARRGESMPFAVCLVESGAQRLVGHLNIGNIVRRAFCSGYAGYWVDTAVAGRGVIPTALALAVDHAFASGGLHRIEVNIRPENLPSRRVVEKLGFREESYHHRYMHIDGAWRDHIGYALTSEEVLVEGGLLARWRRLRASAH from the coding sequence GTGATCGGGGACGAGGCACCGGGCTGGCCGGTGGTGCTCAGCGACGGGCCGGTGCTGCTGCGTCCGTACCGGCGAAGTGACGCCGCCGAATGGTCGGCGGTCCGCCGCCGCAACCAGGCCTGGTTGGCGCCTTGGGAGTCGACGCCGCCCGGCCCGTGGTACGACCTGAACTCGCCGGACGCGTTCCGCTACCTCTACCGGGACCAGCGCCGGCAGGCCCGGCGTGGGGAGAGTATGCCGTTCGCCGTCTGCCTGGTCGAGTCGGGTGCGCAACGGCTGGTGGGCCACCTCAACATCGGCAACATCGTGCGCCGCGCGTTCTGTTCCGGCTACGCGGGGTACTGGGTGGACACGGCTGTCGCCGGGCGCGGGGTGATCCCGACCGCGTTGGCCCTCGCGGTCGACCACGCCTTCGCCTCCGGCGGGTTGCACCGCATCGAGGTCAACATCCGACCCGAGAACCTGCCGTCACGGCGGGTGGTGGAGAAGTTGGGTTTCCGTGAGGAGTCCTACCACCACCGTTACATGCACATCGACGGTGCCTGGCGTGACCACATCGGATACGCCCTGACCAGTGAAGAAGTGCTGGTCGAGGGAGGACTGCTGGCCCGGTGGCGGCGGCTGAGAGCCAGCGCACACTGA
- a CDS encoding ATP-binding protein gives MSPRTPARRILLLCGALLLAAQVAPLLAGQTLAWWQAFSTDWCGIPPGRAPDSDAPFICVQMFRRPSIPRAIALAAVLAAMLAAAYPMVRWCLRPIRELAAGIANVGPMNLGHRLRPGPGRSELAELGRAIDEMMDRIAVGYEAQRRFAADASHELRTPLAVQRTLIEVGMARTLTAEQLELLTTQLLATNERNERLIEGLLVLSESDRGLVARTPQRLDRIVAAVLDAHQARAAEAGVTITSRLQPRVVLGEQVLLERLVANLVQNAVKYNRADGVIEVQVGDDPALVVSNTGDDVPVEEVSALFEPFRRRFGNRIDHSGGAGLGLAIARSITRAHDGIIAASSTGHDGLRVQVSFPAASSPTASI, from the coding sequence ATGAGTCCCCGGACACCGGCCCGACGAATCCTGCTGCTGTGTGGCGCGCTCCTGCTCGCGGCCCAGGTCGCACCGCTGCTCGCCGGGCAGACACTCGCCTGGTGGCAGGCGTTCAGTACTGATTGGTGCGGAATACCACCGGGGCGGGCGCCGGACAGCGATGCCCCGTTCATCTGTGTGCAGATGTTCCGGCGGCCCAGCATCCCCCGCGCGATCGCTCTCGCCGCCGTGCTGGCGGCCATGTTGGCCGCCGCGTACCCGATGGTGCGGTGGTGCCTGCGGCCGATCCGGGAGCTGGCCGCCGGAATCGCGAACGTCGGACCGATGAATCTGGGTCACCGGCTCCGCCCAGGTCCGGGCCGTTCCGAGCTGGCCGAGCTGGGCCGCGCGATCGACGAGATGATGGATCGGATAGCCGTCGGCTATGAGGCACAGCGCCGGTTCGCCGCGGACGCGTCCCACGAGCTGCGTACCCCGCTCGCCGTGCAACGGACACTGATCGAGGTCGGCATGGCCCGGACCCTGACCGCCGAGCAGCTCGAGCTCCTCACGACCCAGTTGCTGGCGACCAATGAGCGCAACGAGCGCCTCATCGAAGGGCTGCTGGTGCTCAGCGAGAGCGACCGCGGTCTGGTCGCCCGGACACCACAGCGGCTCGACCGGATCGTGGCCGCGGTGCTCGACGCTCATCAGGCGCGGGCCGCCGAAGCCGGGGTGACGATCACCAGCCGGCTCCAGCCCCGGGTGGTGCTCGGCGAGCAGGTGCTGCTGGAGCGGCTGGTCGCCAACCTTGTGCAGAATGCCGTGAAGTACAACCGGGCCGACGGGGTCATCGAGGTGCAGGTCGGTGACGATCCCGCCCTGGTCGTGTCGAACACCGGCGATGACGTGCCCGTCGAGGAGGTATCGGCCCTGTTCGAGCCGTTCCGGCGCCGGTTCGGGAACCGTATCGACCACAGCGGCGGGGCCGGGCTCGGACTGGCGATAGCCCGCTCGATCACCCGGGCACACGATGGCATCATCGCGGCCTCGTCTACCGGCCACGACGGCCTTCGTGTCCAGGTGTCGTTCCCCGCCGCGTCGTCGCCCACCGCCTCGATCTGA
- a CDS encoding response regulator transcription factor, producing the protein MRVLVADDERLLADTVGEGLRRLSMAVDVVYDGDGALERLGVNRYDVAVIDRDMPGHTGDDVCRSIVDSGDGTRVLLLTAAAGIRDRVEGLGLGADDYLTKPFAFAELVARVQALSRRSGPALPPVLERSGIVLDVTRHTATRDGRVLSLSPKEFAVLHVLMRAGGGVVSAEDLLEQAWDEHADPFTNSVRMTVMTLRRKLGEPEVIHTVPRAGYRLGP; encoded by the coding sequence GTGCGGGTGCTGGTGGCGGACGACGAGCGATTGCTGGCCGACACGGTCGGCGAAGGACTACGCCGGCTGTCGATGGCCGTCGACGTGGTCTACGACGGAGACGGGGCCCTGGAACGACTTGGGGTCAACCGGTACGACGTGGCCGTCATCGACCGGGACATGCCGGGACACACCGGCGACGACGTGTGCCGATCGATCGTCGACTCCGGTGACGGCACCCGGGTGCTGCTGCTGACCGCAGCGGCCGGCATCCGCGACCGTGTCGAAGGTCTCGGCCTCGGTGCCGATGACTACCTGACCAAGCCGTTCGCGTTCGCCGAGCTCGTCGCCCGGGTCCAGGCTCTGTCCCGGCGCTCGGGCCCGGCGTTGCCGCCGGTGTTGGAGCGCAGCGGGATCGTCCTGGACGTCACGCGGCACACGGCCACCCGCGACGGTCGGGTGCTGTCGCTGTCACCGAAGGAGTTCGCCGTCCTGCACGTGCTGATGCGGGCGGGCGGCGGTGTCGTCAGCGCCGAGGACCTGCTGGAACAGGCCTGGGACGAGCACGCCGACCCGTTCACCAACTCGGTCCGCATGACCGTCATGACGCTGCGCCGCAAGCTGGGCGAACCCGAGGTGATCCACACGGTGCCGCGTGCCGGATACCGACTCGGTCCATGA
- a CDS encoding trypsin-like serine protease: MPVIVLRRYVLNSLMIFLVAAAVVPIGAARSAAAIAYGADAADGAYRFSVLLTMTELPTADGGTRDSSCSGALIAPRWVITAGHCFRGDDGRWVSRTVASRTTATIGRTDLNSGGGQEVEVIAVHQARTSDVALAELGTAVTGITPLKIATTPPAVGETLRLTGYGLVTDGDAIVATTRLQTGQFIVEAVGETLIETSGRAPRPDTSPCAHDSGGPYFRERADGTAELVAVVSSGPGCPHPGADFSARTDNLDAWVADTMAGTSDRGRIVLGAAALLVACVPLAAIAALRLRRASRPVRQPC, translated from the coding sequence GTGCCGGTGATAGTTTTGCGAAGATATGTGCTGAATTCTCTCATGATCTTCCTGGTGGCTGCAGCTGTCGTTCCCATTGGAGCCGCCCGTAGCGCGGCGGCGATCGCGTACGGCGCGGACGCAGCCGATGGGGCCTACCGGTTCTCGGTTCTGCTCACCATGACCGAGCTGCCCACCGCTGACGGTGGCACCCGGGACAGTTCGTGCTCCGGGGCACTGATCGCACCGCGCTGGGTGATCACCGCCGGGCACTGCTTCCGAGGTGACGACGGCCGCTGGGTGAGTCGCACCGTGGCCAGTCGTACCACTGCGACGATCGGGCGCACCGATCTGAACAGTGGGGGCGGACAGGAGGTCGAAGTCATCGCGGTGCACCAGGCCAGGACGAGCGACGTGGCCCTCGCCGAGCTCGGCACCGCCGTCACCGGCATCACGCCGCTGAAGATCGCCACCACGCCGCCGGCGGTAGGCGAGACGCTCCGTCTGACCGGATACGGACTGGTCACCGACGGCGATGCGATCGTCGCCACGACGCGGCTGCAGACCGGCCAGTTCATCGTCGAGGCAGTCGGTGAGACCCTGATCGAGACATCCGGTCGGGCACCCCGTCCGGACACCAGCCCGTGCGCGCACGACTCCGGCGGCCCGTACTTCCGCGAACGAGCCGATGGAACGGCCGAACTGGTGGCCGTCGTCAGCTCGGGACCGGGCTGTCCGCACCCCGGAGCGGACTTCAGCGCCCGCACCGACAATCTCGACGCCTGGGTCGCCGATACGATGGCCGGAACATCGGATCGGGGCCGGATCGTTCTCGGCGCCGCAGCGCTCCTCGTGGCCTGTGTGCCCCTGGCGGCCATCGCCGCGCTGAGATTGAGGCGTGCCAGCCGGCCGGTTCGTCAGCCCTGCTGA
- a CDS encoding VOC family protein yields the protein MSDTFAAADGRHTTNGTPHGVTSLTPFLAIPDARGAIAFYRDVFGARVVDVTEMGGAVVHAVLDFGNGHLQLGEPSPAYGLVAPPAGDEDCYSMGLYCPDVDATLARAVAAGATVREPAATFVSGDRFASIRDPYGVRWSIMTRVEDLSESESARRVAEWAAQQG from the coding sequence ATGTCCGACACCTTCGCGGCCGCCGACGGCCGACACACCACCAACGGTACGCCGCACGGCGTCACCAGCCTCACCCCGTTCCTGGCCATCCCGGACGCGCGCGGCGCGATCGCCTTCTACCGCGACGTGTTCGGGGCGCGGGTGGTGGACGTGACCGAGATGGGCGGCGCCGTGGTGCACGCCGTACTCGACTTCGGCAACGGTCACCTGCAGCTGGGCGAGCCGTCGCCGGCGTACGGCCTGGTCGCCCCACCGGCCGGCGACGAGGACTGCTACTCGATGGGGCTGTACTGCCCGGACGTGGACGCGACGCTGGCCCGCGCGGTCGCCGCCGGCGCGACCGTACGGGAACCGGCGGCGACCTTCGTCTCCGGCGACCGCTTCGCCAGCATCCGCGACCCGTACGGGGTGCGTTGGTCGATCATGACCCGGGTCGAGGATCTCTCCGAGTCCGAAAGTGCCCGTCGGGTCGCCGAGTGGGCCGCTCAGCAGGGCTGA
- a CDS encoding helix-turn-helix domain-containing protein, which yields MPPPEPVAALVRWFWIPQWRIAPGRVSRQQIIAFPACNLVVGPDGVELAGPTTRLSYRDLTGTGWVVGALLRPAAVPYFTADPAALRDVSRPLDLPELRSPVVAAMTAPVDPAQRPAAAVTAFADWLAATVGPPGADGLLANDLAELVDTDPRILRVEDVAARLHVSTRTVQRLARRHVGLPPLTMIRRRRLQEAAHLLRTDPGADLAGLAAQLGYADQAHLANEFRTVLGFTPSAYRRGSAPA from the coding sequence CTGCCGCCGCCGGAGCCGGTGGCGGCCCTGGTCCGCTGGTTCTGGATCCCGCAGTGGCGGATCGCGCCGGGCCGGGTCTCCCGGCAGCAGATCATCGCCTTCCCGGCCTGCAACCTGGTGGTCGGCCCGGACGGCGTGGAGCTGGCCGGCCCGACGACGCGCCTGTCGTACCGCGACCTGACCGGCACCGGTTGGGTGGTCGGCGCGCTGCTGCGCCCGGCGGCGGTGCCGTACTTCACCGCGGACCCGGCGGCGCTACGGGACGTCTCCCGCCCGCTGGACCTGCCCGAGCTGCGGTCACCGGTGGTCGCGGCGATGACCGCCCCGGTCGACCCCGCGCAGCGGCCCGCCGCCGCCGTGACGGCCTTCGCCGACTGGCTCGCCGCGACCGTCGGCCCACCCGGTGCGGACGGTCTGCTCGCCAACGACCTGGCCGAACTGGTCGACACCGACCCGCGGATCCTGCGGGTCGAGGACGTCGCCGCCCGGCTGCACGTGTCGACCCGTACGGTGCAGCGGCTGGCCCGCCGCCACGTCGGTCTGCCGCCGCTGACGATGATCCGTCGGCGCCGGCTGCAGGAGGCGGCGCACCTGCTGCGTACCGACCCGGGCGCCGACCTGGCGGGGCTGGCGGCGCAACTGGGGTACGCCGATCAGGCCCACCTGGCCAACGAGTTCCGTACGGTGCTCGGCTTCACGCCGAGCGCGTACCGCCGGGGGAGCGCACCGGCCTGA
- a CDS encoding TetR/AcrR family transcriptional regulator translates to MVDSDSGDGSTRQPAPPRKQRADARRNEQTLLSAAAEAFVASGVDVPVRDIAARAGVGVGTIYRHFPTRADLIVAVFRHQVEACAEAAPALLADSDSPHAALARWIELFVDFLVTKHGLAGALHSDATAFQALHDAFTGRLVPACAQLLDAAEAAGEIRSDVDAYQLLRGVGNLCIGDDTDPRYDARRLVGLLIAGLRLH, encoded by the coding sequence GTGGTCGACAGCGACAGCGGTGACGGGTCGACGCGGCAGCCGGCACCGCCGCGCAAGCAGCGGGCCGACGCCCGACGCAACGAGCAGACACTGCTCAGCGCCGCAGCGGAGGCGTTCGTCGCCTCCGGCGTCGACGTGCCGGTACGCGACATCGCCGCCCGGGCCGGCGTCGGCGTCGGCACCATCTACCGCCACTTCCCCACCCGCGCCGATCTGATCGTCGCCGTCTTCCGCCACCAGGTCGAAGCCTGCGCCGAAGCCGCCCCGGCCCTGCTCGCCGACAGCGACAGTCCGCACGCCGCGCTGGCCCGGTGGATCGAGCTGTTCGTCGATTTCCTGGTCACCAAGCACGGCCTCGCCGGGGCGCTGCACTCCGACGCCACCGCCTTCCAGGCGCTGCACGACGCCTTCACCGGCCGGCTGGTCCCCGCCTGCGCCCAGCTGCTCGACGCCGCCGAAGCCGCTGGCGAGATCCGCTCGGACGTCGACGCCTACCAACTCCTGCGCGGCGTCGGCAACCTCTGCATCGGCGACGACACCGACCCCCGCTACGACGCCCGGCGCCTCGTCGGCCTGCTCATCGCCGGCCTCCGCCTGCATTGA